Proteins encoded in a region of the Oncorhynchus keta strain PuntledgeMale-10-30-2019 chromosome 3, Oket_V2, whole genome shotgun sequence genome:
- the ube2ib gene encoding SUMO-conjugating enzyme UBC9-A isoform X2: protein MSGIALSRLAQERKAWRKDHPFGFVAVPTKNPDGTMNLMNWECAIPGKKGTPWEGGLFKLRMLFKDDYPSSPPKCKFEPPLFHPNVYPSGTVCLSILEEDKDWRPAITIKQILLGIQELLNEPNIQDPAQAEAYTIYCQNRVEYEKRVRAQAKKFSPS, encoded by the exons ATGTCAGGTATTGCATTGAGCCGGCTTGCTCAGGAGCGCAAAGCGTGGCGGAAAGACCACCCTTTT GGCTTTGTGGCTGTGCCCACGAAAAATCCAGATGGAACAATGAACTTGATGAACTGGGAATGTGCCATTCCTGGGAAGAAGGGG ACCCCATGGGAAGGAGGCTTGTTCAAACTGCGGATGCTGTTCAAGGATGACTATCCTTCCTCGCCCCCAAAGT GTAAATTTGAGCCTCCGCTCTTCCATCCTAACGTGTATCCGTCAGGCACAGTATGCCTATCCATTCTAGAAGAGGACAAGGACTGGAGACCCGCCATCACCATCAAGCAG ATCCTATTAGGAATACAGGAACTCTTAAATGAGCCAAATATCCAGGATCCAGCCCAAGCAGAGGCATACACAATTTACTG CCAAAACAGAGTAGAATATGAAAAAAGAGTTCGAGCACAGGCCAAAAAATTCTCCCCTTCGTAA